The nucleotide window CACGAGCGGCCGGGTGATGCTCGGCCACGTCGGGCAGAACGAGCTGCGCCTGCGGTCGGTGGCCCGCTTCCCGAACGGGCCCACCCCGGTGAACGAGAACGGCCGGGTGTCGCTGCACTGGAACATCTCGGAGCTGTACCGCAACGTGCTGGCCGGGCTCACGGCGGCGGTCGCCGCGGAACCCGGGCTGGTCGGCATCGGGGTGGATTCCTGGGCCGTGGACTACGCGCTGCTGCGGCAGGGCCGGATGCTGCAGGTGCCGTACCACTACCGCGATGACCGCACCCGGCCGGCCGTCGAGACCGTGCACGCGCTGAGCGGCCCGGCCGAGCTGTACGAGGCCAACGGGCTGCAGTTCCTGCCGTTCAACTCGCTCTACCAGCTTCGGGCTGACCTAGACGCGGGCACCCTGGACCTGGCTGACCAGGTTCTGCTCGTTCCCGACCTGCTCACCTATTGGCTCACCGGTGTCAGCGCCGCCGAACGCACCAACGCCTCCACCACCGGGCTGCTCGACGTGCGCACCGGTGACTGGAACGAGGCCCTGATCAGCCTGCTGGGCTTCAACCGCAGCCTGTTCCCTCCGCTCGTGAACGCCGGCACTCGGATCGGCAGCCTGCTGCCCAGTGTGGCGGCCGAGATCCGCTCCAGCCGCCCGATCGAAGTCACGGCGATCGGCTCGCACGACACCGCCTCCGCCGTCGCCGCGGTGCCCGCCACCGGCGACGACTTCGCCTACATCTCCTGCGGCACCTGGGGCCTGGTGGGTGTCGAGCTCGACGGGCCCGTGCTCAGCGCCGCCAGCCGGGCGGCGAATTTCACCAACGAGGGCGGCGTCGACGGCCGCGTGCGCTACCTGCACAATGTGATGGGCCTGTGGCTGCTGAGCGAGTCCATCCGCAGCTGGGAACTGGACGGCGCACCGATCGTGCTCGCCGACCTGCTGCGGGAAGCCGCGGCCGTGACCGGGCCCGTCGCGGTGTTCGACGCCGACGACCAGCGTTTCCTGGCGCCGGGGGACATGCCCGCCCGCATCCGGGCGTACTGCGTCGAGAACGGCCTCGAACCGCCCCGGTCGAAGGCCGAGATGGTGCGCAGCATCCTCGAGAGCCTGGCGGATGCGTTCGCCCGCGGTGTGCAGCAGGCCAGCCTGCTCTCGGGCAAGACCGTTCGCGAGGTGCACATCGTGGGCGGCGGCTCCCAGAACCGCCTGCTCTGCCAGCTCACCGCCGACCGCCTGGGCCTGCCCGTGCTGGCCGGCCCGGTGGAGGCCACGGCGATCGGAAATGTGCTGATCCAGGCCCGCGCCCAGGGGCTCGTCAACGGATCCCTCGAAGAACTGCGCGCCCTCGTGGCCCGTAGCTTCGTACCCGTTGCCTTCACCCCGGCCCGGTCGCTGGTTCGGCAGTAACCGCAACAACACGAAAGCGTCCGGCCCTCGCGGGTCGGACGCTTTTCGGTGTGCTGGCCGGGCCTAGTAGATCGACGTGTACAGCGCCAAAATCTGCTCCACGGTCACGTCGCGCGGGTTGCCGCCGGTGCAGACGTCGTCGAAGGCGGACTGGGCGAGGGCCGGCAGGTCGGCCTCCTTGGCGCCGATCTCGCGCAGCGTGGTGGGGTTGCCCAGCGCGCGGGCGAACGCCGACACGGCCTCGACGGCCGCGGTGCGGGCATCCTGGAGAGGCAGCTCGGCCGCGCCGGCCACCCGGAAGGCCACCGCGATGTCGCGGAAGCGCTCGCCGGTGGCCTCGGCGTTGAACGCCATCACCGGCGCCAGCAGGATGCCGTTGGCCACGCCGTGCGGGGCGTTGTAGAACGCGCCGAGCGGGTGGGCCATGCCGTGCACGAGCCCGAGGCCCACGTTGGAGTAGCCCATGCCGGCGATGTACTGGGCGAGCGCCATGCGGTCGGCGGAGTCCGGGTCGCCGTCGGCGGCGGCGCGGAGGGATTCGGCGATGGTCGTGATGGCCTTGAGGTGGAACAGGTCGGAGAGTTCCCAGGCGCCCTTGGTGGTGTAGCCCTCGATGGCATGGGTGAGCGCGTCCAGTCCGGTCGCGACCTTGAGCGAGCGCGGTGCGCTCGACATCATCTCGGAGTCGACCACGGCGACCACCGGGATGGCGTGCGGGTCGACGCAGACGAACTTGCGTGAGCGCTCGACATCGGTGATGACGTAATTGATCGTGGTTTCAGAGGCGGTGCCGGCGGTGGTCGGCACGGCGATGATCGGCACGGCCGGGTACTTCGTGGCGGCGACGCCCTCGAGGCTGCGCACATCGGCGAACTCGGGGTTGCGGGTGATGATGCCGATCGCCTTGCAGGTGTCCTGCGGCGAGCCACCGCCGATCCCGATCAGCACGTCGGCGCCGGAGGCGGCGAACGCGGCAACGCCCTTCTGCACGGCTTCGATCGGCGGGTTCGGCGTGACGTCGGAGTAGACCTCGTACGGGAAGCCGGCGGCGTCGAGCAGCGCGGTGACCCTGCCGGTCACGCCCGTGTCGACGAGGACCTGATCCGACACGACAAAAGCCCTGGTGAATCCGCGGTTAGCGAGTTCGCCGGGGATCTCCCGAATCGCCCCCGCACCGAAGTGGGCGGTCTGGTTCCAGATCATTCGATTGCTCATTAGTCGTGACTTCCTTATCGTCGACACCGATTATTGAATCGTTTCAGTGTTCGAAGTCTACTCCCGGAAGCCCCCGGAATCAGCGCGGAATCAGCGCGGGCTGGTCGCCTCGACGACCGCGATTTCGCGGGTCGCCGTCTCGCGGTCGCGGTCGCGCCTGGCGGCATCCGCCTTGTCCGAGACGACGCGGATGGCCGAGGTGAGCGGGTGCCCGTCGCCGCGGTGCCGCACGAGCAGCCGGGCGGAGCGGGACGACGTGCGCGGGCGGATGCGCACGCGCAGGCGTTGGTACCTGATCATCCAGAACAGCACGGCGGCGGCGGCGAGCAGGCCCGAGACCGCGGCCACGCCGATGGCCCAGCGCGGGCCGTACTGGTCGGCGACCCAGCCCACCAGCGGGGCGCCGAGCGGGGTGCCGCCGGCGAAGATGGCCATGTACAGCGCCATCACCCGGCCGCGCATGGCCGGTTCGGTGGTGGTCTGCACGTAGGCGTTTGCCGTGGTCATCAGGGTGAGGGAGGTGAGCCCCACGAAGGCCAGGGAGATCGCGAAGGTGATGTAGCTCGGCATCACGGCGGCGATCGCGCAGGTGAGGCCGAAGAAGAAGGCGCCGCCCACCACGAGCCGCATGCGGGGCCGGTTGCGCCGGGCCGAGAGCAGGGCGCCGGCGACGCTGCCCACCGCCATGATCGAACTGAGCATGCCGAACTCGCTGGCTCCCATGCCGAATTCAACGGTGGCCATGGTCGAGGTGAAGATGGCGAAGTTGAAGCCGAAGGTGCCCACCAGGAACACGGTGACCAGCACGGCGACGATGTCGGGGCGTTTCCAGACGTAGCGGAATCCGGCCATCAACTGACCGCGCTCGCGGGGGCCCTGGGTTGGGAGCGGAGTTGCTTGGTACGCAGCAGCGTCATCGCGAAGACCGTGAATCCGAAGGTGATGGCGTTGATCAGGAACACCCAGCCGGCGCCGACGGCGACGGTGAGCAGGCCGGCGGCGGCCGGGCCGATCAGTCGCGCCCCGTTGAAGGAGGCTGAGTTGAGCGCTACGGCGTTGGACAGGTTGTCGTCGGGCACGAGCTCGGAGACGAAGGTCTGCCGGGCGGGCGCGTCGATGGCAGCCACGACGCCC belongs to Cryobacterium sp. SO2 and includes:
- a CDS encoding rhamnulokinase family protein, whose product is MPHAVVAAVDLGATSGRVMLGHVGQNELRLRSVARFPNGPTPVNENGRVSLHWNISELYRNVLAGLTAAVAAEPGLVGIGVDSWAVDYALLRQGRMLQVPYHYRDDRTRPAVETVHALSGPAELYEANGLQFLPFNSLYQLRADLDAGTLDLADQVLLVPDLLTYWLTGVSAAERTNASTTGLLDVRTGDWNEALISLLGFNRSLFPPLVNAGTRIGSLLPSVAAEIRSSRPIEVTAIGSHDTASAVAAVPATGDDFAYISCGTWGLVGVELDGPVLSAASRAANFTNEGGVDGRVRYLHNVMGLWLLSESIRSWELDGAPIVLADLLREAAAVTGPVAVFDADDQRFLAPGDMPARIRAYCVENGLEPPRSKAEMVRSILESLADAFARGVQQASLLSGKTVREVHIVGGGSQNRLLCQLTADRLGLPVLAGPVEATAIGNVLIQARAQGLVNGSLEELRALVARSFVPVAFTPARSLVRQ
- the fucO gene encoding lactaldehyde reductase — its product is MSNRMIWNQTAHFGAGAIREIPGELANRGFTRAFVVSDQVLVDTGVTGRVTALLDAAGFPYEVYSDVTPNPPIEAVQKGVAAFAASGADVLIGIGGGSPQDTCKAIGIITRNPEFADVRSLEGVAATKYPAVPIIAVPTTAGTASETTINYVITDVERSRKFVCVDPHAIPVVAVVDSEMMSSAPRSLKVATGLDALTHAIEGYTTKGAWELSDLFHLKAITTIAESLRAAADGDPDSADRMALAQYIAGMGYSNVGLGLVHGMAHPLGAFYNAPHGVANGILLAPVMAFNAEATGERFRDIAVAFRVAGAAELPLQDARTAAVEAVSAFARALGNPTTLREIGAKEADLPALAQSAFDDVCTGGNPRDVTVEQILALYTSIY